In a single window of the Rhizobium tropici CIAT 899 genome:
- a CDS encoding carbohydrate ABC transporter permease has translation MSSYSVTEPSARQKWFAGILVVLYSVITLLPLLWIIATGFKSPADAISYPPKLVFQPTMEGYVNLFTTRTRVPEDQLKALGEPTTWYDKLVRKDGLIITGASRFAERFYNSVIIGFGSTVLCIVLGTTAAYAFSRFKVPLKDDLLFFILSTRMMPPIAVAIPIFLMFRSLGLSDTHAGMILLYTAVNLSLSVWLLKGFIDEIPIEYEEAALIDGYTRFQAFYKVVLPQAVTGIASTAIFCLIFAWNEYAFAVLLTSGNAQTAPPFIPTIIGVSGQDWPAVAAGATIFLVPVMVFTILLRKHLLRGITFGAVRK, from the coding sequence ATGAGCAGCTATTCCGTAACCGAGCCATCCGCGCGTCAGAAATGGTTTGCCGGTATTTTGGTCGTCCTCTATTCCGTCATAACCCTCCTCCCGCTGCTGTGGATCATCGCGACCGGCTTCAAGTCACCAGCCGATGCGATTTCCTATCCGCCGAAACTGGTCTTCCAGCCGACGATGGAGGGATATGTCAATCTTTTTACCACCCGGACTCGTGTGCCTGAGGATCAACTCAAAGCGCTTGGTGAACCTACGACGTGGTACGACAAGCTAGTTCGCAAGGACGGCTTGATCATCACCGGTGCCTCGCGCTTCGCCGAGCGCTTCTATAATTCCGTCATCATCGGCTTTGGTTCCACGGTCCTTTGCATCGTGCTTGGCACGACGGCGGCGTATGCCTTTTCCCGCTTCAAGGTTCCGCTGAAGGATGATCTGCTCTTCTTCATTCTTTCGACCCGCATGATGCCGCCGATCGCCGTTGCAATCCCGATCTTCCTGATGTTTCGCTCGCTCGGCCTCAGCGACACGCATGCGGGCATGATCCTGCTTTACACAGCCGTCAACCTGTCGCTGTCGGTGTGGCTCCTCAAGGGCTTTATCGACGAAATCCCGATTGAGTACGAGGAGGCCGCGTTGATCGACGGCTATACGCGGTTTCAGGCCTTCTACAAGGTCGTGCTGCCCCAGGCTGTTACCGGCATCGCGTCAACGGCAATCTTCTGTCTGATCTTCGCGTGGAATGAATATGCGTTTGCCGTATTGCTGACATCAGGCAATGCCCAGACGGCGCCGCCCTTCATCCCGACCATCATCGGCGTCAGCGGCCAGGACTGGCCAGCGGTTGCCGCCGGCGCAACGATCTTCCTGGTTCCCGTCATGGTCTTCACGATCCTGCTTCGCAAGCATCTGCTGCGCGGCATCACCTTCGGAGCGG
- a CDS encoding carbohydrate ABC transporter permease, translating to MLHSPIDRIAGATPPAIAARVKGLSDRAIAWLFVAPSIVLLLAINIFPLIWTIRLSFTNFRVNRPNEPIRFVGLRNYINILTDGDVWRSMQATAHFLIWTIILQVLIGFFLAYLINKKFRGNDLWTTIIVLPMMLSPAVVGNFWTFLYQPQIGLFNYVIAFLTGNDPSSFSMIASTTLAPWAIVIVDTWMWTPFVMLICLAGLRSIPSSIYEAAECDRASKWRQFWTITIPMVLPFLMLAVLFRGIENFKMFDLVVQLTGGGPGSITELTSINLKRAAFEQWRTGYASAYAVILFVTVFGLASIYVKALNRVKQR from the coding sequence ATGCTCCACTCACCGATCGATCGGATTGCCGGTGCGACGCCGCCCGCGATCGCAGCGCGCGTCAAAGGTCTCTCTGATCGCGCCATAGCCTGGCTTTTCGTCGCGCCCTCGATCGTGTTGCTGCTTGCCATCAACATCTTTCCATTGATTTGGACGATCCGCCTCAGCTTCACGAACTTCCGGGTGAACCGACCCAACGAGCCGATACGGTTTGTCGGCCTGAGGAATTACATCAATATCCTGACGGATGGCGATGTATGGCGGAGCATGCAGGCAACCGCCCATTTCTTGATCTGGACCATCATCCTGCAGGTTCTGATCGGCTTCTTTCTTGCCTATCTGATCAACAAGAAGTTTCGCGGCAACGATCTGTGGACGACGATCATCGTGCTTCCGATGATGCTTAGTCCGGCGGTTGTCGGCAACTTCTGGACCTTCCTGTACCAGCCGCAAATCGGCCTCTTCAACTATGTGATCGCTTTCCTGACCGGGAACGATCCCTCCAGCTTCTCGATGATTGCGAGCACCACGTTGGCACCTTGGGCCATCGTCATCGTGGATACCTGGATGTGGACGCCCTTCGTGATGCTGATCTGCCTGGCGGGATTGCGTTCCATTCCCAGCAGCATCTACGAGGCTGCCGAATGCGACCGTGCCAGCAAATGGCGTCAGTTCTGGACCATTACCATCCCGATGGTACTGCCGTTCCTGATGCTGGCGGTCCTCTTCCGCGGCATCGAGAACTTCAAGATGTTCGATCTTGTCGTACAGTTGACCGGTGGCGGGCCGGGATCGATCACAGAGCTGACATCCATCAACTTGAAGCGCGCCGCTTTCGAACAATGGCGAACCGGTTACGCATCCGCCTACGCCGTCATTCTTTTCGTCACCGTATTCGGTTTGGCATCGATCTACGTCAAAGCTCTAAATAGGGTCAAACAACGATGA
- a CDS encoding ABC transporter substrate-binding protein: MRSLLLSPAVAAGIYLAVSAATASHAQAADLTLCWAAWDPANALVELSKDFEKKSGNKMHYEFVPWPNFADRMLNELNSSGKLCDLMIGDSQWIGGAAENGQYVKLNDFFDKEGIKMDDFIPATVVGYAEWPKNTPNYWALPAFADVVGWTYRADWFSRPELQAEFKKKYGRDLAVPKTWDELTDIAAFFQGREIDGKKVYGAAIYTERGSEGITMGAMNALYSYGFQYQNPNKPYDLEGFVNSAEAVAGLEKYKKLYECCTPPGHSDAYMTEDVDAYKSGQVALQMNFTFTWPGINADANVGGKKTGYFPNPAGPKGAQFAQLGGQGISVVANSDKKTEALDYIKWFAQPEIQRKWWAFGGYSALKAVVDDPGFASSQPYAKPFLNSMAIVEDFWAEPSYASLLQASQKRFHDYVVANQGTAKDALDGLVKDWKGVFQDDGKY; encoded by the coding sequence ATGAGGTCTCTTTTGCTGAGCCCGGCAGTTGCTGCCGGGATATATCTTGCAGTATCCGCGGCTACGGCGTCGCACGCTCAAGCCGCCGATCTGACTCTGTGCTGGGCGGCGTGGGATCCCGCCAACGCTCTGGTGGAGCTGAGCAAGGATTTCGAGAAGAAGAGCGGCAACAAGATGCACTATGAATTTGTGCCTTGGCCGAATTTCGCCGACCGTATGCTCAATGAGCTGAATTCCAGCGGCAAGCTTTGCGACCTGATGATCGGCGACAGCCAGTGGATCGGCGGCGCGGCGGAAAACGGTCAATACGTCAAGCTCAACGATTTCTTCGATAAGGAAGGAATCAAGATGGACGATTTCATCCCCGCGACGGTGGTCGGATACGCCGAGTGGCCAAAGAATACACCGAATTACTGGGCGCTGCCGGCATTCGCCGATGTCGTTGGGTGGACCTATCGCGCGGACTGGTTCTCCCGCCCAGAGCTTCAGGCGGAGTTCAAGAAGAAATACGGCCGCGACCTTGCCGTTCCGAAGACCTGGGACGAGCTTACGGACATCGCTGCCTTCTTCCAGGGGCGCGAAATCGACGGCAAGAAAGTCTATGGCGCGGCAATCTACACCGAGCGCGGCTCTGAAGGCATCACCATGGGGGCGATGAATGCCCTTTATAGCTACGGCTTCCAATATCAGAATCCGAACAAACCCTATGATCTGGAAGGCTTCGTAAACTCGGCGGAAGCAGTCGCGGGCCTGGAGAAATACAAGAAACTCTATGAGTGCTGCACGCCTCCCGGTCATTCCGATGCCTATATGACCGAAGACGTCGATGCCTATAAGTCAGGGCAGGTCGCCTTGCAGATGAACTTCACCTTCACCTGGCCGGGCATCAATGCCGATGCCAATGTCGGTGGCAAAAAGACCGGCTATTTCCCAAATCCCGCCGGCCCGAAGGGTGCACAGTTCGCCCAGCTCGGAGGGCAGGGCATCTCCGTGGTTGCCAACTCCGATAAAAAGACCGAGGCCCTCGATTACATCAAATGGTTCGCGCAACCCGAGATCCAGCGGAAATGGTGGGCGTTTGGCGGCTATTCGGCACTGAAGGCCGTCGTGGATGATCCGGGCTTTGCGTCAAGCCAGCCCTATGCAAAGCCGTTCCTCAATTCGATGGCAATCGTCGAAGATTTCTGGGCCGAGCCTTCCTACGCCTCCCTCCTGCAGGCATCGCAGAAGCGGTTTCATGACTATGTGGTCGCAAACCAAGGTACCGCAAAGGACGCGCTCGACGGCCTTGTCAAAGACTGGAAGGGTGTCTTCCAGGACGACGGAAAATATTGA
- a CDS encoding LacI family DNA-binding transcriptional regulator → MRPTAKDLAEAAGVSLATVDRVLNNRPNVSKKAARSVQEAIERIGFIRNPAAVSLARNKSYKFRFILPKSGDLYLGELLRRVENLRAALKSDLTDIDCVQIPTEDAHGVAKYLTGISEDTVDGIAVMAPESPQVRDALMRLLERDIKVVQFLSGQEKLPAADFVGVDNFAAGATAGRLIGTFVRQTRGKVMIVAETMQSLDSIQRRHGFDTIINEQFANLTCLPSIETHADEKRASQIIGRVLEGNKDVVAAYILSSEARIPLLAAAATSDLRNLSVVVHERTPFTEEGLRDGSINAVIALDPGHAVRSAVRIMRARADARELLAEQERLRIEILLKENL, encoded by the coding sequence ATGCGGCCAACAGCAAAGGACCTTGCGGAAGCCGCCGGCGTAAGCCTTGCCACAGTCGACCGGGTTTTGAACAATCGCCCCAATGTGAGCAAAAAAGCCGCCCGCAGCGTTCAAGAAGCCATTGAACGCATTGGCTTTATCCGAAACCCTGCCGCCGTCAGCCTCGCACGCAACAAGAGCTACAAGTTTCGGTTCATCCTGCCGAAGTCAGGAGATCTTTATCTTGGCGAGCTGTTGCGCCGGGTGGAGAATCTGAGAGCGGCGCTTAAAAGCGACCTGACCGATATAGACTGCGTTCAGATCCCCACCGAAGACGCCCACGGTGTTGCGAAATATCTGACCGGCATCAGCGAGGACACCGTCGACGGCATAGCCGTGATGGCGCCGGAATCGCCCCAGGTGCGCGATGCCTTGATGCGGCTTCTGGAAAGGGACATCAAGGTCGTCCAATTTCTGTCCGGTCAAGAAAAGCTTCCCGCCGCGGATTTCGTGGGCGTTGACAACTTCGCGGCAGGTGCAACGGCAGGACGATTGATCGGCACGTTTGTCCGTCAGACACGGGGGAAGGTGATGATCGTCGCAGAGACCATGCAATCACTGGACAGTATTCAGCGGCGTCACGGCTTCGATACCATAATCAATGAGCAGTTTGCGAACCTCACCTGCCTTCCATCGATCGAGACGCACGCTGACGAGAAGCGGGCAAGCCAGATTATCGGCCGCGTACTTGAGGGCAACAAAGATGTCGTTGCCGCCTACATACTGAGCTCAGAGGCGCGTATCCCCCTCTTGGCAGCCGCGGCGACAAGCGATCTGCGCAATCTTTCGGTCGTGGTCCACGAGCGCACCCCCTTTACCGAAGAAGGATTGCGCGACGGCAGCATCAATGCGGTCATCGCGCTGGATCCGGGTCACGCTGTGCGCAGCGCGGTTCGCATCATGCGCGCTCGTGCCGACGCACGTGAGCTATTGGCCGAACAGGAGCGATTGCGCATTGAGATCCTCCTGAAAGAAAATCTCTAA
- a CDS encoding PLP-dependent aminotransferase family protein, with amino-acid sequence MKDWHPDLSRSSSPRYMAIADLIEMDLRSGVLAVGDRLPPQREMAKRLNIDFTTVARGYVEAQKRGLVDSHVGRGTFVTGGQDRERRGFVSDAMPDPRRASLVDLSMNLPPEPDDADLIARMREGLSAVASNLVPLLRYQGFGGSGMDKDTAAAWLSRRGLVPSQERIFVTPGAHPALLAIFGLLAKPGETVLSEIITYPGMRSIAAQLRLNLSGLQMDDEGILPDAFAEACERLQPKALYLNPTLQNPLTLTIPEKRRGEIVAVARKYHVPIIEDDAYGFIPLHGPPPLGAIAPDLTWHIGGLAKCIGAGLRLAYVVAPDTKAIWPFVSAMRTNNVMASPMTVALATRWIEDGTADSILRFIRAEAAARQQMVADILPKGSYKADPISFNIWMPLTNGWTRSTFSSHMRSSGIGVVASDAFTVDGAVSEAVRICLGGPIGRDRLKGALDFMAHALEGPPEMSASFF; translated from the coding sequence ATGAAAGACTGGCATCCTGACCTTAGTCGCTCCTCCAGCCCTCGCTACATGGCTATTGCCGACCTGATCGAAATGGATCTGAGAAGTGGCGTGCTGGCGGTGGGAGACCGTTTGCCGCCGCAAAGAGAGATGGCCAAGCGGCTGAACATCGATTTCACCACGGTGGCTCGCGGTTATGTCGAGGCGCAGAAGCGCGGCCTGGTGGATTCGCACGTCGGCAGGGGCACTTTCGTCACAGGCGGGCAAGATCGCGAAAGGCGTGGTTTCGTGTCCGATGCCATGCCCGATCCACGTCGTGCTTCGTTGGTGGACTTGTCGATGAACCTTCCACCAGAGCCTGACGATGCGGATTTGATTGCCCGTATGCGCGAAGGCCTGTCAGCCGTGGCAAGCAATCTGGTTCCACTGCTGCGATACCAGGGCTTCGGCGGATCAGGCATGGATAAGGATACCGCTGCCGCCTGGCTCAGCCGTCGCGGCCTGGTGCCTTCGCAAGAGCGTATCTTCGTAACGCCAGGCGCGCATCCGGCGCTGCTGGCGATCTTCGGTCTTCTGGCAAAGCCTGGCGAGACAGTCCTGTCGGAAATCATTACCTATCCGGGTATGCGCTCGATCGCTGCCCAGCTGCGCCTCAATCTCTCAGGCTTGCAGATGGATGATGAGGGCATATTGCCCGATGCCTTTGCCGAGGCTTGCGAGCGACTGCAGCCGAAAGCGCTCTATCTCAATCCGACGCTGCAGAACCCTTTGACGCTGACCATTCCCGAGAAGCGCCGCGGGGAGATCGTCGCCGTCGCCCGCAAATATCATGTGCCCATCATTGAGGATGATGCCTACGGCTTCATTCCCTTGCACGGGCCGCCGCCGCTTGGCGCCATCGCGCCAGACTTGACATGGCATATTGGTGGTCTTGCAAAATGCATCGGTGCCGGCCTTCGCCTTGCCTATGTGGTTGCTCCGGACACCAAGGCGATCTGGCCCTTCGTCAGCGCCATGCGTACAAACAATGTCATGGCCTCGCCGATGACCGTTGCGCTCGCCACTCGGTGGATCGAGGATGGCACGGCGGATTCGATCCTGCGCTTCATCCGCGCCGAGGCAGCCGCCCGCCAGCAGATGGTGGCCGATATTCTGCCCAAGGGCAGCTACAAGGCCGATCCGATCAGCTTCAACATCTGGATGCCGCTAACCAACGGCTGGACCCGGTCGACCTTCAGCAGTCACATGCGTTCCTCCGGTATCGGCGTCGTGGCAAGCGACGCCTTTACAGTCGATGGTGCGGTCAGTGAGGCTGTGCGCATCTGCCTTGGCGGGCCGATCGGCCGCGACCGACTGAAAGGCGCGCTCGACTTCATGGCGCATGCGCTCGAAGGCCCACCGGAAATGTCCGCCTCATTCTTCTAG
- a CDS encoding NUDIX hydrolase — protein sequence MKSKKQGGKPASSKPKHLLQQLARTPEKLFSSAFRNQYGALCFRYKGDEGEIEILVITSRESGRWIVPKGWPMKGKEPHEAAAIEAWEEAGVRGKVRKVPFGRYTYLKELPDGKVAPCVVDMFQIEVKEVGAEFKERGQRRIDWVSPDEAARRVREIELKSLLVNFKPQRK from the coding sequence ATGAAGTCGAAAAAGCAAGGCGGAAAGCCTGCATCATCCAAACCGAAACACTTACTGCAGCAGCTTGCGCGAACGCCGGAGAAGCTGTTTTCAAGTGCTTTCCGCAACCAGTATGGTGCACTTTGTTTCCGCTACAAGGGTGATGAAGGCGAAATCGAGATATTGGTGATTACGTCACGCGAGAGCGGCCGTTGGATTGTACCAAAAGGTTGGCCAATGAAAGGCAAGGAGCCTCATGAGGCGGCTGCGATCGAAGCCTGGGAGGAGGCGGGCGTTCGTGGCAAGGTGAGGAAGGTGCCGTTTGGCCGGTACACCTATCTTAAAGAACTCCCTGACGGAAAAGTCGCGCCCTGCGTCGTCGACATGTTCCAAATCGAGGTGAAGGAGGTCGGGGCGGAGTTCAAGGAACGAGGACAGCGCCGGATTGATTGGGTCAGCCCCGACGAGGCGGCGCGCCGCGTGCGTGAAATCGAGCTTAAATCATTGCTCGTCAATTTTAAGCCGCAGCGCAAATAA